From the genome of Planctomycetia bacterium:
TTACTCGTCATTCCAGCCGCCGCATTCGCCTTGACAAGGCGGTGCTGAACCAGCGACTTGAAGATGCGGTCTCCTACGACCGCATCGCGGGGTATTTCCGTTCCAGCCTGTTCGAGGTAGCCGGGGAAGCTATTGCGAAGGTGGCCGGGCCGGT
Proteins encoded in this window:
- a CDS encoding helicase SNF2 encodes the protein MLTRHSSRRIRLDKAVLNQRLEDAVSYDRIAGYFRSSLFEVAGEAIAKVAGPVRIVCNSDLDPQDLVTGAAQAALRRSWCAGMPEEAPPSAIPRYRALYEAL